Proteins found in one Mycoplasma sp. 1578d genomic segment:
- a CDS encoding PTS transporter subunit IIABC encodes MTNSLSNFFDKFKSIFSKKKENKNLDNSGNSNLRKTLGKISGAFMLPISIMAISGLWLGVGAAIAGNAGDYEGWKKFGLFIQNLGDPIFSLLPLLFAAAFVIAFTDEAGVGVFATIIGFGVFLAIQSVFITPVDTPVTQLFENKEYNVYTLQIATQGSESKTFEVLFKDGSVYPIDSLGKVQNTALMIDKTPVTATVAEGGKLNFFYKGVEVSSALKTNEGFKVLFGGAGRDPQAIKSAIGSTMGFRSLQTSVFGGLAVGLLVQNLYNRFHTISFHPIFSFFAGKRFVAVISVPACALLAFVFLIFWPWVGFGLSVFGNSLGKVPYGFESLIFGVIERSLVPFGLHHAFYSPLWYSDAGGNLNFSLNEWLKGLETQSPGIRDMIKTDKAFENLNALITAVAAEPNKFVGDSTMSVNIIKFSFNNVVYPIWDGKGIVNSAPTPLFDFMSKALGIKAGRFLDGKFSFMILGLPAAAAAMIFAAPKENRKVAISAVVPSAVTTLLTGVTEPIEFTFLFLSPFLFWGFHAFFCGLSFMLANLLSVHIPQVFSGGFLDLIIYGMVPVQKGTNFYWIFVVGLAYIPIYFGFFYWWIKHKDLKTPGRGETVKLFTKADYQKSKDAQKGMAEIDPQVLGIVEAFGGLDNITAFNNCASRLRYDVKDSSIVDEAKLKQYGAVAIKREGQKQVQAIFGPVAEQLNIKIRNSRDAIAKLKMEELKMMSKKAMEIHMETHPEAQEHLPLLETPVTVNSVANGKVMDITQLKDGVFSEKLMGDGYIVKFSDEKIGKVYAPVDGKMNVVFDTKHAYGIETEEGVRILIHIGVDTVNLKGQGFESFVKVGDVVKKGDLLAQVDLKLLKENNLDSSVIVVVLNESKHKTIEFKELNKEVSTQDSILNVR; translated from the coding sequence ATGACTAATTCACTTAGTAATTTCTTTGATAAGTTCAAGTCGATCTTTTCAAAGAAAAAAGAAAACAAGAATTTAGACAATAGTGGAAATAGTAATTTAAGAAAAACACTTGGTAAAATTTCTGGTGCATTCATGTTACCTATTTCCATTATGGCTATTTCTGGTCTTTGGCTCGGTGTTGGGGCTGCTATAGCAGGTAATGCCGGTGATTACGAAGGTTGGAAAAAATTTGGATTATTTATTCAAAATTTAGGTGATCCAATTTTTTCATTATTACCATTATTATTCGCCGCTGCTTTTGTTATAGCATTTACTGATGAAGCCGGAGTTGGTGTCTTTGCGACTATTATTGGTTTTGGTGTATTCCTAGCAATTCAGTCTGTTTTCATTACTCCAGTTGACACACCAGTTACACAATTATTCGAAAACAAAGAATATAATGTCTACACATTGCAAATAGCAACTCAAGGTAGCGAATCTAAAACCTTTGAGGTTTTATTCAAAGATGGTTCTGTTTACCCAATTGATTCATTAGGAAAAGTACAAAACACTGCTTTAATGATTGATAAAACTCCTGTTACTGCAACAGTTGCTGAAGGAGGTAAATTAAACTTCTTCTATAAAGGAGTAGAGGTATCTTCTGCCTTAAAAACAAATGAAGGGTTTAAAGTTCTATTTGGTGGAGCTGGAAGAGATCCACAAGCAATTAAAAGTGCTATAGGATCAACAATGGGATTTAGATCGCTACAAACTTCTGTTTTTGGTGGTTTAGCTGTTGGGCTTTTGGTACAAAACCTTTACAATAGATTCCACACCATTTCATTCCATCCAATTTTCTCGTTCTTTGCAGGTAAAAGATTTGTTGCTGTTATCAGCGTTCCAGCCTGTGCCTTGCTTGCTTTTGTCTTCTTAATCTTTTGACCATGAGTTGGTTTTGGATTAAGTGTATTCGGAAACTCGCTTGGAAAAGTACCTTACGGTTTTGAGTCATTAATTTTTGGTGTTATAGAAAGAAGTTTAGTTCCGTTCGGACTTCACCACGCTTTCTATTCACCACTCTGATACTCAGATGCTGGAGGTAATTTAAACTTTAGTCTTAACGAATGACTTAAAGGGCTTGAAACTCAAAGTCCAGGAATTCGTGACATGATTAAAACGGATAAAGCATTCGAAAACTTAAATGCATTAATTACAGCCGTTGCTGCAGAACCAAACAAATTTGTTGGTGATTCAACAATGTCTGTTAACATTATTAAGTTCTCATTTAATAATGTAGTTTATCCAATTTGAGACGGAAAAGGAATTGTTAATAGTGCTCCAACTCCGCTTTTTGACTTTATGTCCAAAGCACTTGGAATTAAAGCAGGAAGATTCTTAGATGGTAAATTCTCGTTTATGATCTTAGGACTTCCAGCTGCTGCAGCTGCAATGATTTTTGCTGCTCCTAAAGAAAATAGAAAAGTAGCTATTAGTGCCGTAGTGCCTAGTGCGGTTACAACTCTTTTAACAGGAGTTACTGAACCAATCGAATTTACATTCTTATTCTTATCACCATTCTTGTTCTGAGGATTCCATGCATTCTTCTGTGGACTTTCATTTATGTTAGCAAATCTACTTAGTGTGCACATTCCTCAAGTATTCTCGGGTGGATTCCTTGACTTGATCATTTATGGAATGGTACCAGTTCAAAAAGGAACTAACTTCTACTGAATTTTTGTAGTTGGATTAGCTTATATCCCAATTTACTTTGGATTCTTCTACTGATGAATCAAACACAAAGATCTTAAAACTCCTGGTAGGGGAGAAACAGTAAAATTATTCACTAAAGCTGATTACCAAAAAAGTAAAGATGCTCAAAAAGGAATGGCTGAAATCGATCCACAAGTTTTAGGAATTGTTGAAGCTTTTGGAGGACTTGATAACATTACAGCGTTTAATAACTGTGCTTCAAGATTGAGATATGACGTTAAAGATTCATCAATTGTTGATGAAGCAAAACTCAAACAATATGGAGCTGTGGCTATTAAACGTGAAGGACAAAAACAAGTCCAAGCTATTTTTGGGCCTGTTGCCGAACAATTAAATATTAAGATTAGAAATTCACGCGATGCAATTGCAAAGCTAAAAATGGAAGAATTAAAAATGATGAGTAAAAAAGCTATGGAAATCCATATGGAAACTCATCCTGAAGCTCAAGAACACCTTCCATTACTTGAAACTCCTGTAACTGTTAACTCAGTGGCTAATGGAAAAGTAATGGACATAACCCAACTTAAAGACGGTGTCTTTTCAGAAAAATTAATGGGTGATGGATACATTGTTAAATTCTCAGATGAGAAAATTGGAAAAGTGTACGCACCAGTTGACGGAAAAATGAACGTTGTCTTTGATACAAAACACGCTTATGGCATTGAAACTGAAGAAGGAGTAAGAATCTTAATCCACATTGGAGTTGATACTGTCAACTTAAAAGGACAAGGATTTGAAAGCTTTGTTAAAGTTGGAGATGTGGTTAAAAAAGGTGATTTACTCGCTCAAGTTGATTTAAAACTTCTTAAAGAAAATAACTTAGACAGTTCAGTTATTGTAGTTGTATTAAACGAAAGCAAACATAAAACAATTGAATTCAAAGAATTAAATAAAGAGGTTTCTACACAAGATTCAATCTTAAATGTTAGATAA
- a CDS encoding single-stranded DNA-binding protein: MNKVMLLGRISSAIFYGKTMNRVDHARFWIAVSNKGQSSDFVPIICWNQTASFVRDYLTKGSLIYIEGEIIPVKYFAEYKQNINSAFVIQVQNLKAFSFKDQNSIRPIFLNVDVVDPQLHDFFDLHLQNNQADSQPFIIPNGKN; encoded by the coding sequence ATGAACAAAGTAATGCTTTTAGGTCGGATTAGTTCTGCTATTTTTTACGGCAAAACTATGAATCGAGTTGATCACGCTCGCTTTTGAATTGCTGTATCAAATAAAGGACAGTCAAGCGATTTTGTCCCAATCATTTGTTGAAATCAAACTGCATCTTTTGTTCGTGATTATTTAACTAAAGGTTCTTTAATATATATTGAAGGAGAAATAATTCCAGTTAAATATTTTGCCGAATACAAACAAAATATTAATAGTGCTTTTGTAATCCAAGTTCAAAATCTCAAAGCTTTTTCATTTAAAGATCAAAATTCAATACGACCAATCTTTTTAAATGTTGATGTTGTCGATCCGCAATTGCACGACTTTTTTGACCTTCATTTGCAAAATAATCAAGCTGATAGCCAACCTTTTATTATTCCAAATGGCAAAAATTAG
- the rpsT gene encoding 30S ribosomal protein S20, which produces MANIKSKIKSIAKMEAARVKNSAMKSRVKTAIRKAREAVLANEPKANELVAKAHSVIAKAVSKGVFHANKGARKHSRLDEFVNKTKQQ; this is translated from the coding sequence ATGGCAAACATTAAATCTAAGATTAAAAGCATTGCAAAAATGGAAGCAGCTAGAGTTAAAAACTCAGCTATGAAATCAAGAGTTAAAACTGCTATTCGTAAAGCACGTGAAGCTGTTTTAGCTAATGAGCCAAAAGCTAATGAATTAGTTGCTAAAGCTCACTCTGTAATTGCAAAAGCTGTATCTAAAGGTGTTTTTCACGCTAACAAAGGTGCGAGAAAACATTCACGTTTAGATGAATTTGTTAACAAAACAAAACAACAATAA